The genomic window acaatgaacattttgatatatcatacatgcAAAATGGAGTTAGGAGCAGAAAGTTATGGCATCACTAACATGCACACATAATGTCAATTTTCAGGGACTTAGGCGAATTTTACAGAAAAAAACGGGTGGGCGTCGAATAGCTACGAGGCGCACAGAGCGGGGAttaggggctgctcaccctgggctcaACCCATGACGAGGAAGCAGGCCGGGGTGGAGGCTTGGCGGGCTGGGCCTCAACGGGGCCCTTGGGAAGGCCATGGCCCACAAAGGCGAGCGGGAGGAGCAGCGTCTCTGCTTCCTCCCGGGCGGCgccatggcgacggcggtggtgggcgcgGCGCTGGTGAGGGAAGGCGAGGCACGGCAGGGAACGGGCGGATCGGGCCTCCGGGCACCGGATCCGGCCGGTGGCGAGGCGGGGACGCCGAGGGCAGGTTGGTGGCGGCGGACCAGGAGCTCGGGGAAGATCCAGGCGGCGGTGGTGGCTCctggcggcgcggagggaggcggACGGCGGAGCACAGCGGCCTGGAGGGTGGTCAACCGAGTCAATGAGGACCAGTCAACAGGGCTGTGGGGCCAAGGCGCCATGCACACAGAGGAAAAAAACGGATGGAAGAAAAATTGAGAAGGCTGGGATTCAATCCCAGGTCTCCTGGGTGGAGGTGCAGCACGACGATTAGCTGGGCTGAGATGTGCTTGTGCATCGGAGGGGTTCGGGCCTTTTTGAACTAGCGCAAAGCCGACCTTTCTTCCCCATGGCACACAGGGAGCCCGGAGACGCTGCCGGCGAGCAAACGCGCCAGCGGCGAGGGCGGCTGAGCAGTGGCGGGTGTGCGGAAAAGGGAGGGTGGTGCACTGTACGACGCACGCGTACAAAGGCACGCACTCGActcaggagcagcaaggcacggcAAGGCCGGCGGCAACAGCAGCTTGGCGGCCACGGGGTGAGCTGCGGTGAGAGTGCGTTGGCGTGAGGGTGTGTGAGCAAGAGGAAAGATTTATAGGGAAAGAATGAACATTAAAGGAGAAGGGAGAAATGGCACttgcaaaaagaaagaaaggagaaggaagggagaggtgatgatgcatgggcatggtttgagagagagagagatggcaagGGGTGGTGCACACACATCAACTAAAGCAACACACAGCATAAATAAGGGGCAATGCACAAGATGAACATGGCAACACCATAATGCAATaacatggcaacgaaggcgaatatctggaagacacctagcgcatcggactcggggcgttacacactTGATAATAATTTTCATATTTAACATGATCCTGTTGTCCTGATAATAATACTTTCTATAATTAATGTGATTCTTCCGTTCAAATAATATACTCTTCATAATTAATATGATCCTTGTGTCCAACACTCAATTATACTTTTAAAATTATACGTATCTATTAACTTTCTAGCTAATTAACACACATAATTAACTGGTCAAGCTAATTAATTGTATGCAGTTGTAGACAAGACAAGAATTGGATAAGAGATAACTGAGACAATTTTTGAGCATTAGTGGTTGCGTGCGAAACCAATCCAAACCAACCGACGTAAGGACGTGTCATTGTGATCGCAGACTCCCTTTTTACGAGTAGAAATCTTTCTTTCAAATAGTGATACTCTTCATAATTAATGTGATCCTATGTCCAACGTTCAATGGGTGAGTACTGGTAAAACAAAAAAAAAAATCACTTTTGGAAGGCGGGGTCGCAACCCCCCTTCGCCTCCACGAGGCTCCACCAATGCGCACACCGAACCGGCAGTCGCTCCCTGATTCCCCAAACCCCATTCGCCCCCTTCCTCCGCCCACTCCGCCCCCTTCCTCCGCCCGCCCCCTTTCCTCCGCCCACTCCGCCCCTTCCTCCGCCCACTCCGCCCCTTCCTCCGCccaccacaccaccaccaccaccaccacgaagGCCCTATGCCCTGAGGCAGCTCGCAGCGGTGCACCGCCTCCGGGCCGCCGGCCTCGATggtctccgcctccgcctccgaggACGAGCTCGCCCTCCTCACCGGCCCGCAGCTCGTGATCCACCTCACCAAGACCCACCGCAGAGCCGACTTCGATGCGGTTTCGCGCATCCTCGCCGCGCGGGACCGCGATAGGGCCACGCTCGAGGCGAAACTGGCGGCTGCGGATGCCCAACTCGAGGCAGCGAGGGCGCGCTTGGTGGGGGTCGACGAGGTCCACTCCAACCTAAAGGCCGCGCTCAGGGAGCTCAAAGCACAGGAGGAGAAGACAAAGGCGCTAGCTGGCGCGTACCGCCGGCCGCGGGACGAGACCGAAGAGATGGCGCTCGTGCCCGGTGACGCCGCCCCGGAAGTGGTGCATCAGGACGAGGGGCGCGTCAAGGAGGCCAAGGAAGGGGAGGGGAACGACGTCGACGACGACATTATTGACTTGTGCAGCgacggggaggaaggggagaggacGGCGGTGGCCGGCGAGATGGAAATGGAAGGGAACGAAGATGGGGATGACAAAGTGCCGCTGAGCCAGCGCTTCAAGCGACTACGTCGAGCCGTGCCCGGTGAGTTGGAATCGGGGAAGGGAGATGGACAAGGGCAAATCGATTCGGTCAGTACTCTGGGAAATGATCAGCAGAAATCTTCGTTTGTAAAGATGGAGGGGCAGATGACAAGAGCTGGGAAGATGGCCTGTATGCCCGAGGCTTCAAAGGTGGCAGCTTCCGTGCAGGAGAGTGCAGTTGTGAAATCAGAAAAGTTCGATGATGAGATGCCCAGGACAATGCTGCTTCCTTCTCCGGGGCTTCTTAGCAAGAGCCCTCTACAGAAGGGTTCTTCCAAGAGTGACTATTGTAAAGCCGGAACTGGCGAAAAAGAAGGCTCATTTGATGGTGTTCCAGCTAGTGGAGTCAATCAGCTATTGAAGGGGGATGCAAAAATGAACAAGACACCAATGGTTGAATCATCGGACAAATGTGGCAACAAGGTCATTGGTGCTGAAAAATGTTCACCTCTATTAAGACTGAGTGAGGAACGGATGATATCGAGGATTGGAGTTCCATTTGAACCTTGCAATGGCAACAACAAGTATGTCCAGGTAAAAAGGGAGGCGGGCTCGTTGCCTTCAACAATTACCAGTGAGTGGGACTCTGAAGGACATCTGTGTAACTCAGTTTGCAATCATGTGGAGATAGCTATGCAAGCTCTCTGTGCTCTTTATCGCCAAAGGAAGTTAGCAATGGGGGATGCAAGAGAGGAATACAGGTGCGTTAAAAGTTGAATTTGCTGAAAGTTTAAACAAAACAAAATTATATTGTTGCATATCTTGTGTATCAATCATCACTGTTTTTGTTTAGCCCGTGCTAGTAATAAACCTTAAATCATTTCAAATTGTGTTAAGTTGTAGAAATCATAAACATTTGGTAATCAATTGTATTATAGAATCAGAACTGATATTGAGTATGGTTTAGCAAAGCCACTTGAATATAAACTGCATTTACAAATTGGAAAGTCCATAGCTTTAGAAACAGGAGAGCAGGACATTATGGCATCTCTCACTATTTTGTGGCTTATAACAGCTACATAGTGCTCTATGGTCTTATTTGTTTGTTATTCTTCTGTTATATATTAAAATCATAATAAAACAGAACAAAGTGAGGCGAGCTATTTCAGAAAACAATAATATCCGACCGTTAATCCAGTGAACCCTCCTTTAATTAGTTAACCACAACCGGTAGATCTTCATAATTGTACGTAGGCAGACTGCAACCGGTAGATCTTCATGACTTTACCTAAATAGATCACATCCGATAGTATATACCTTTAATTCCCATTTCTTTAAACCGAAAAATAATTGTAGTTAGGCAGACTGCAACCGGTAGATCGTCATTATTGTATCTAAATAGATAGCCCGGTAGATCGTCATTATTGTATCTAAATAGATAGCCCGGTAGATCGTCATTATTGTATCTAAATAGATAGCCCGGTAGATCGTCATTATTGTATCTAAATAGATAGCATTTGGTGGATCTTCATGACTTTACCTAAATAGATCACATCCGATAGTGTatatgttagagtacgtaatgggcctaattggcccattagtcttagggttaattagagataagggtcgtttgcttaggggtcaagtaagccttgcttgagagtcaagtaaacctctctatataaagagaggagatgtatcaatctaatcaagcaagaattaagaaggaaatcccttccctcttgcccggctgtgggcaaaaaggcccccggccagCCTTCtcacgccctccttctagcagcgccataacagtaTACCTGTAATTCCTATTTCCTTACACGGAAAAATAATTCATTTATATCTTCCGGTACTAACTGATTCTTTGGATCACAACCTCTGACAAGCCCTTGAGACACTGTAAGTCCACTTAAACATCCGAGGCTAATGAATTGGTTCGTACAGACATACATCCCTAGCAAATTGGTTCCTGAACCGATACATATTTGATCACATTCACAAATTCCAAATTAAGACCGCCATACATGAATACTGAAGGTATATATCCGTGTGGATGGTATAAAATGACAAGAGTTATCAAGATATACCTTGAACCATGCAGAAACTAACTTAATTGTGATCTGCATGCTTGTGCGTAAATTTAAGCATGACAATGGTTGTTCTGAGGATGGACATAGCGCATGCTTGTAACAAGCtcgtgcaagaaagaaagagaaaggaatTAGGTCTGGATCAACGGACGTCCCCTGCAATAAGGCGGCGATAGCAAACTCATTGTAGTTAACAATAGCTGTGCCCTACAATCGACATTATTCCTATTTTGTTTCCTGTGTGAAAAACTGCTCAAGTTTAATTATGTGTGCATACTGATCTTATATCAACGATCGGGGTTCTGAACATATGCAAGAGATACAGCGGCAATCTGCTAGATAGCGATCAGAACCTTAATAATTCTGTGTGATACAATATCATCTACAAACAATTTATTAGCTCAGCCAAAGACTGGTAGAGCAGTCACATCTAATATGTGGACCACCAATTGTTTCACTGATCCAAATGGTGATGCACTGTACCAATCCAATATCAGTATAAACATCAACTTTTGCACAAGCGGCCCATTACAAATGGCTGAGCAATCAGCTTGATATATTTCTTTACTTCTAGATATAGTCAACTCGATTAATTCTGTGTACTGATCTAATAACACGTAAAAATAACCAGCCGGGTAAGGTTCTGATCTTTATTTTCTTTTAAGCAATCAACTGCTTGGTCCTGGTCCAAACTTCCTTTTATTTGCATATACAAGAAGTGAAATATCTGGTCTAAATATGCTGTTTTTGCATATTTCATAAGTTATGCATGCCAATGCAAGTTCAACGAAATTTGAAAAATTAAAGATGATTTAAAACATTTCCTCGCAAGCACTGTGCTAGTTTAAGTAATAATACACACCTTTTGTTGATATGTATATCGATGCTTTGTCATCATCAAGTATTCTTGACCAATAAATTGTTTAGTACTCCCTCTTTacattaatataagacgtttttctTAATGCACAGTTTATAAATATCCTAAAAGTAGATAGTTGTTGAAGGAATTTAACCGTTCTTCTATATGGTGAATttcattttttttttttttttggtaagcaagagatgggtTTTGATTTCTGCAGAATCAAGGAGACATAATCAATTAAATAAGAGGCCACAGAATAAAAGCTAATATTGATACCAATATTGATTTTACTTTGTACTACTCGCTCTGTTCCTAgacataagtctttttagagattccaatatgaactacatacggagcaaaatgagtgaatctacactaaaaaatgcgtctatatacatccgtatatagtccatattgaaatctctaaaaagacatatatttaggaacagagagagtagtaCATTATAAGGTCCACTATTGtccaatgtttctctcaaaaacgAAAATAAAACTAATGGTAGTCAATCTTGTACTGCCTTTGTGCAATTCCCATCAGCACATAAGATATTAGAGGGCAACATCTTGCATCTTTGAACTTTGTACTCTGTTTTCTATGTGATGGATTCAGCTTCAGCAGGTTGCTTTGATAATATGTTAACTTAGTAAAAACTTTAAAGGTTAAGTTCAACATCACTTACCCAGTTGGGAAGTCACTTGAGCAAAAAAAAAACAAGTTTGGCTTTTAATTTGGTCACATCACTCAGCGCAATCTTAAGATTCGATTTTAAATTTTGCAACTAGGTTCTGAAGCCAAGTTGCAATCTAAATTTTTGAATTTTGTAATGTTTGTTCCTCACAAGGGTCTTTTAGTATGTGATTTTAGGTTGAACTTTGGCAAGTGTATGGCCTTGAATTTACTCATGCAATATTGTTGTTAACCCACCCACACGTGTGAAAGCATCCCAGTTAAACAAGTGCGtactgaaaaaggctttcgccctgctATATATATTAAGCAAGCCACAAGAGCCACAAGGTCCAACAAAGgttcacaccacacacacacacacacacacacacacacaggtagCATACAGACATGGTTCAAGAGGCTAAAACAAGTACATATCGTGGTATATCGTCTATGAATGCAGTTTTAAATGCTGCAAAGCATCACTAGAATAAGGCATTTTAGGTAGAATTCCCACGTTATTTGTCTGTGCAACTATTCACTTCTATAAAACCATTGACtgccattttttggcatgtttCTATAACAGGAGTAGGGTGATTCCTGTTATACCACCTTGATATATGTGCATTGCATTTTTCTTAGTAACACTATATGCATGTGATGCTTAAGTGCTGTTTGATGACACCGATATCTGAAACTATACTTGTTTCTGCTGTTCACTTCAGGGCACATACGTTGGCGGAATTTCTTTTGGATGGTGATCTGCAGGGACCAATGAGAAAAACTGTTGCGGAACTAGAGAATCATGATGCGACAAATCCACTTTTTCTTATCCAAGTAACAATCAGTTGCTCTGGGCAGTTGTACGATATTTTCAGGAAGAAAGAAGACCCATACTTCTGTTGACAACAACGAAGCAGTAAGTACGTGGATAAGATGCAGACTCCATAACTTGTGATAGAGAGGGGCATATTTTGTTGTGATGCAGGTGGTACCGAAACAAACAGTACGGATTAGAGTGATCCTAATTAGTTCCTTGTCGAACCATGGTATGAACCCGTTGATGAAGAAGCATCGACATGGCGGCCCTTGTGTCAAACTTTGTTTTCTGCTAGGATTTGAAATGCTGATGCCGAGGTGCATCTCTTTTGTACAGTATGATGTAGTCATGTGACTCCCTTGCAAGGGTGTTCTAAGAATCCTCTGAGCTGCGAATCGTTAGCATCATAGGAATAGGATGCGTTGATGTGGACTCTTTTGCATTTCTTCTTGATGGTCGTCTCTCTGCTTGCTCAAATTTGTCCCACCTCGCATATTCTTTTCAGTTGGTTTGGGAGCCGTATGGGTCCTTTTTGCAGTTTGAGACTTTCAGGTTTCAGTCTAGTGTGCCATGCCATGGCACCTCGACAGGAAGGAAGGACCTTTCCGTCCACAACGCCCCTCGATTTCTGGGCAACAAATTCGCAGTCACACGCATAGTCTTCCTCTGCCTGATGATTATGATACTACTAATACCGCCACCAGGTCACGTTCATAGTGAGTACAAGACATTCTCGGACAATTGCCGGCGAAGCTTCCATCCATTTCCATGTGACATCCTGGGTTATCCCTCTCAGTCATTATGCTCAAAGGAGTGCACTTCCTGCCCCTCGAAGATAAAATTGCATGTAAACTTGCAGGCAGGCCATTCCCATCTACCACATCACCTCGCTAGTCCTTTTGGCGGAGGTGCTGAAGAGGCTCGATGCCCTAAGACATGTGTTTCTTTGGGCGGGCTGTGACAAGGTCACCGAAGGAAAAATGCAAGGTTAACTGGGAATTTGGACTTAAACAAGTTTGCCACTGCTCTCCACCTCCAATGGCTTTGATTTGATTGGTCCGAGCCATCCAAGCCTTGGTGGGGTCAGAGTACCCCTACCGCATGTGATGATAAAGATAAGAGACCTCTTCACGACGGCTACTAAAGTCTAGCTGGAAATAACGCCAACGCAAAATTTTGGGAGTTACCTTGGCTTCACGGTTTCAGGCCAAGGGATATCATGCCAAAAATATTTGATATTTCTAGAAAGAAGGGTAGCGGAGTGTAAAGGGCTCTACATGATAACTTCTAGGTTTTCTAAATTGACATGATAGACGACATTACTATTGACCACATCCAGGAGTTCACCATCCTTTGGGAGATGTTGGATGGTGTATTCTTGACTATGACACAGATGATACGATCACGTGAAAGTTTACGGATAACGACCTCCCCTTGACGTCCTCGGCCTACAAGACGCAATTCGAGGGGATCACTATGATACCTTTGCTAAAGACCGTTTGGGAGGTGTGGGCTACTCCAAAATGTAAGTCCTTCGCTTGGTTGATCATCCACAATAGATTTTGGACAGTTGATAGGCTCAACCATAAGGGGTGGCAAATTACAGTTTGTGCCCCCCTTCGCAACCAAGTTCAAGAAACATCGCCCCACCTTCTTTCCAATGTCTCAACACGATTTTGTTTGAAATGTGGTCAAGGCGCGGATTGGCCTTGGTGAACCATAACTAATGAATAGTCGACTATGGTCACGTTGGAAGATTGGTGGACCAATATTGCTCCTCAAAAGATCTTCAAATCGGAAAGCAATGACCTCCCTCATGATGCTTATAGCCTAGGATGTTTGGAAAGAGCTTAACGCTAGAGTCTTCCGGAACACATCAACCCCAACTACGATCAGTGTTGACGAAATCTTTGAGGCGGCAAGGCTGTGGGTGATTTGCGGGTGCTAGGGGGTTTTGGGTGTTGTTTTACCTCGCGGGTAGTGGTTTTATTTTCGCTACTTTGTCGCTGTTGTCCGGACCATCTTTCCCTTTTTTTCAACCGGTCCCTCTTCTCCTTGATCAACTCGTTTCATCAaaagaaaataatataaaatacagCGACCGTCTATCCGATCCAGGTGGCGATGGGAGGATCTGTGAGTCCcatttaccgaaaaagggtttccccccgctttgtattccaaagcaaccaacaccgataCATGATCGCTGGGGCGaacagcacaacaagcccaaaagaaaaagaagaagaagcaaatgccaacaacggcagctcgacaGAGCACGGATGACCCGCCGCCGCTACGCCCACCAAAGACAAACCACTACAACCTGAGGCTCCGGACCACCACGTACAaaacagcacctccaagaaggaaagcgacgccgacgacgctgttgcccggacatgtcctagggtttccctggcacgcggagggaggtgggggatGGATATCACCGACACCCTCCAGGGAGGAATGATGGCACCCGCAGGTGTCACCGCATCGGGGCCGAAGACCGCTAAGGATTTCTCCCGTACTCCAATCCCCACCGCCCAACGGACCGGAACCGACCAGccagaccgccgcccaccaccatgcGTCATCGCGGTTGTGCCGTCACCCACGCCGCCTCACTGCGGACACCAACACGAGGCCAAGAGGACCGGAGAGAAGCGCCCCGCGGAGGGAGAAGCAGCACCGAAACCgaacgggagggaaccacctccaccgccgtcgtgcgggagccagagcctccggcaccgtcgcggtagccgtccggacgcagcagcagggcatgccaggccacccctggcccgcccaggcccgaaacgggcccgctaagccccgccgccacgctgcagcaagCCGGCGATGGCGTCGCCAACACCCTGCCGCGCATCGCCTCTCCCCCGCCTCCCGGAAGCCACGAAGCAGACccacaccgccgccggcccgcccaggcccagatgggacccgaagggcccagatctgggccgagcgggcgccgccAGATCGCGCCGCCGCGTCGCCCCGTCGCCAACGGCGACGCCGCCGTCCAGAAGCCCGCCCCCGCTCGCGCCAGGAGCCCCCGCCGCCGCGCTGGACCGCCGCCGCCGAGAAGCACCGCCCAGGGTCGCCCCGTCCCGCGCCGGCGGACACCCGAAAGGGGAAAAGCCAgggggccgccgccaccagcgtcGCCCAGGCCAGGCCCGCAGCGGGCGccgacgacggcggcagagaggaagagggagggagaggcgCGCGGGGGGAAGGCTGGGCACGGCCGGCCGCCCGCGGGGGCGGCTCGGTCGCGAGAGGAGAAACTAGGATTCTTCCTCTTTCCTGAGTCCCATTTTTAGGGTAGAGGATCTGATAGTACTGATTACAGGTCAAAACGATAGGCAGTGAGAGGGAGTTACTATGCCTGAATCTATCTAGGCGAACGAGGAGCAAGGCTGGCCACTCCCATTTATGCACGAGCTCGCCTATTTCTGATCAAGGCTACATAAATCCGGGTCTCGCCGAAATTCATGCGAGCACAACAGAAACGCCAGCCTCTTCTCTTGTGCCTGCCTCCCCTTCCTCTCCTGATCTCCagagcgagagggagggggatctaGATAGATAGAAGCTCCAAGCCCGGCCGTTTCGGTTATCCAGAGACCAGAGGACATGGCGTCAATCTCCAGAGCATCGTCCCTTGTtgccatggccatcgtcgtcgtGCTCGCCTCCGTGGCCAGCGCCCAGGGCCCTGCCCCGGCACCCACCGCCAGTGATGGTTAGTATTTTCTTCCTCTCCTTGTC from Triticum aestivum cultivar Chinese Spring chromosome 3B, IWGSC CS RefSeq v2.1, whole genome shotgun sequence includes these protein-coding regions:
- the LOC123070255 gene encoding uncharacterized protein: MVSASASEDELALLTGPQLVIHLTKTHRRADFDAVSRILAARDRDRATLEAKLAAADAQLEAARARLVGVDEVHSNLKAALRELKAQEEKTKALAGAYRRPRDETEEMALVPGDAAPEVVHQDEGRVKEAKEGEGNDVDDDIIDLCSDGEEGERTAVAGEMEMEGNEDGDDKVPLSQRFKRLRRAVPGELESGKGDGQGQIDSVSTLGNDQQKSSFVKMEGQMTRAGKMACMPEASKVAASVQESAVVKSEKFDDEMPRTMLLPSPGLLSKSPLQKGSSKSDYCKAGTGEKEGSFDGVPASGVNQLLKGDAKMNKTPMVESSDKCGNKVIGAEKCSPLLRLSEERMISRIGVPFEPCNGNNKYVQVKREAGSLPSTITSEWDSEGHLCNSVCNHVEIAMQALCALYRQRKLAMGDAREEYRAHTLAEFLLDGDLQGPMRKTVAELENHDATNPLFLIQVTISCSGQLYDIFRKKEDPYFC
- the LOC123065491 gene encoding arabinogalactan protein 16, whose product is MASISRASSLVAMAIVVVLASVASAQGPAPAPTASDGTSVDQGIAYVLMFVALALTYLIHPLDAASAYRLL